In bacterium, one DNA window encodes the following:
- the rplL gene encoding 50S ribosomal protein L7/L12: protein MTEEKKQGEAVEVEEEKTEAKDLSKNAQKVLDAVKKLTVLELAELVKAMEDEFGVSAAAPVVAVAPGAAPAAGAEAAEEEKTEFDVVLKDFGSNKIQVIKTVRAMTGLGLKEAKELVESAPNAKIKEGVTKDEAEDVKKQLEEAGATIELK, encoded by the coding sequence ATGACCGAAGAGAAAAAACAGGGCGAGGCTGTTGAGGTTGAGGAAGAAAAGACTGAGGCCAAAGATCTGAGTAAAAATGCTCAGAAGGTTCTTGATGCAGTTAAGAAGCTTACTGTTCTTGAACTCGCAGAGCTCGTTAAGGCGATGGAAGACGAGTTTGGTGTATCAGCCGCTGCTCCTGTTGTTGCTGTAGCACCTGGTGCTGCACCTGCTGCCGGGGCTGAGGCTGCGGAAGAAGAGAAGACCGAATTTGATGTAGTTCTGAAAGATTTTGGATCTAACAAGATTCAGGTTATTAAAACTGTTAGGGCTATGACAGGTCTTGGACTTAAAGAAGCAAAAGAGCTGGTAGAATCCGCTCCCAATGCAAAAATTAAAGAAGGCGTCACCAAGGATGAAGCAGAAGACGTCAAGAAGCAGCTTGAAGAGGCTGGCGCCACAATCGAGTTGAAGTAG